A genomic window from Solanum dulcamara chromosome 11, daSolDulc1.2, whole genome shotgun sequence includes:
- the LOC129873631 gene encoding 1-aminocyclopropane-1-carboxylate synthase 3, producing the protein MKLLSEKATCNSHGQDSSYFLGWQEYEKNPYDEIQNPKGIIQMGLAENQLSFDLLESWLAQNPDAAGFKRNGESIFRELALFQDYHGLPAFKNAMTKFMSEIRGNKVSFDSNKLVLTAGATSANETLMFCLANQGDVFLLPTPYYPGFDRDLKWRTGAEIVPIHCSSSNGFRITESALEEAYLDAKKRNLKVKGVLVTNPSNPLGTTLTRNELELLLAFIDTKGIHLISDEIYSGTVFNSPGFVSVMEVLIEKNYMKTEVWERVHIVYSLSKDLGLPGFRIGAIYSNDEMVVSAATKMSSFGLVSSQTQYLLSCMLSNKKFTKKYISENQKRLKKRHAMLVKGLKNAGINCLESNAGLFCWVDMRHLLQSNNFDAEMDLWKKIVYDVGLNISPGSSCHCTEPGWFRACFANMSEDTLNLAMGRMKAFVESTAPNTINHQNQQQSNANSKKKTFSKWVFRLSFNDRQRER; encoded by the exons ATGAAGCTATTGTCAGAGAAAGCCACGTGTAACTCTCACGGACAAGATTCTTCCTACTTTTTAGGATGGCAGGAGTACGAGAAGAACCCATACGATGAAATTCAGAATCCTAAAGGAATCATTCAGATGGGTCTAGCAGAGAATCAG ctttcttttgatttattaGAGTCATGGCTAGCACAAAATCCTGATGCAGCTGGGTTTAAGAGAAATGGAGAATCAATATTCAGGGAACTTGCTCTGTTTCAAGATTACCATGGCCTTCCTGCTTTCAAGAAT GCAATGACAAAATTCATGTCAGAAATAAGAGGAAACAAAGTAAGCTTTGATTCCAACAAGCTCGTTCTTACAGCCGGTGCAACTTCCGCTAATGAGACACTTATGTTTTGCCTGGCTAACCAAGGCGACGTTTTTCTCCTTCCTACCCCATACTATCCTGG ATTCGATAGAGACCTCAAATGGAGAACTGGGGCAGAGATTGTGCCAATACACTGCTCAAGTTCAAACGGCTTCAGAATTACAGAATCCGCTCTTGAAGAAGCTTATCTAGACGCTAAAAAGCGCAACCTTAAAGTGAAAGGTGTTCTAGTGACCAACCCTTCAAATCCATTGGGTACAACACTTACCCGAAATGAGCTTGAACTCCTCCTTGCTTTCATCGACACAAAAGGCATCCACCTCATCAGTGACGAGATCTATTCGGGGACTGTTTTTAACTCGCCAGGCTTCGTTAGTGTCATGGAAGTTCTAATTGAAAAGAACTACATGAAAACCGAAGTTTGGGAGCGAGTTCACATTGTTTACAGTCTCTCAAAAGATCTCGGTCTCCCCGGCTTTCGCATTGGTGCAATTTACTCAAACGATGAAATGGTTGTCTCCGCAGCCACAAAAATGTCCAGTTTCGGATTAGTCTCTTCGCAAACTCAGTACCTTCTTTCATGCATGCTGTCCAATAAAAAATTCACGAAGAAATACATCTCTGAAAATCAAAAGAGGCTAAAGAAACGACATGCAATGCTTGTAAAAGGTCTTAAAAACGCCGGTATTAACTGCCTTGAAAGCAATGCCGGTCTGTTTTGTTGGGTAGACATGAGGCATCTACTGCAGTCCAATAATTTTGACGCTGAAATGGACTTATGGAAGAAAATAGTGTACGATGTTGGCCTAAACATCTCTCCTGGATCATCATGCCATTGTACCGAACCGGGCTGGTTCCGTGCATGTTTCGCTAACATGTCCGAAGATACGTTAAACTTAGCCATGGGACGTATGAAGGCTTTTGTCGAGTCCACTGCTCCCAACACTATTAATCACCAGAATCAGCAACAATCTAACGCGAATTCAAAGAAGAAGACATTCTCCAAGTGGGTTTTTCGACTATCATTCAATGACCGTCAAAGAGAACGATAG
- the LOC129873736 gene encoding transcription factor RAX3 has protein sequence MGRAPCCDKANVKRGPWSPEEDSKLKAYIEQHGTGGNWITLPQKVGLKRCGKSCRLRWLNYLRPNIKHGEFTDEEDNIICTLYMSIGSRWSIIAAQLPGRTDNDIKNYWNTRLKKKLLLCNKQRKDHRPRTGYINHNKLEMMKEHDNFFATHQIINNAYTWPSQQILFSTLIAPQNHDLAESSSANSHNFQYSSTDQVYFSQDQLCQIRSNNQLASMNLVNGNTCNSSVMISNGCYPSNGDINNGLPEYSNYNISVGLDHDALNSTSTTHSQQVDKSVLEMVNSSTISTTSQDQSTSWEELSPLVNYPPSVFETVSPYYVFEEPRYQGLLKQ, from the exons ATGGGTAGAGCTCCCTGCTGTGACAAAGCCAATGTCAAGAGAGGACCATGGTCACCTGAAGAAGATTCCAAACTCAAGGCCTATATTGAGCAACATGGAACTGGTGGTAATTGGATTACCCTTCCCCAAAAAGTCG GTCTCAAGAGATGCGGGAAGAGTTGTCGGCTTAGATGGTTGAATTATCTCCGGCCAAACATCAAGCACGGAGAGTTCACCGATGAGGAAGACAACATAATCTGCACTCTCTACATGAGTATTGGCAGTAG ATGGTCAATTATTGCTGCACAATTACCTGGGCGAACGGATAATGACATCAAGAACTACTGGAACACAAGGCTGAAGAAAAAACTACTACTATGCAATAAGCAGCGAAAGGATCATCGGCCACGGACTGGATACATTAATCATAATAAGCTAGAGATGATGAAGGAACACGACAATTTCTTTGCTACTCATCAAATTATCAATAATGCATATACTTGGCCTTCACAACAAATACTCTTCTCTACACTAATTGCACCACAAAATCATGACCTGGCAGAAAGCAGCAGTGCAAACAGCCACAACTTTCAATATTCCAGTACTGATCAGGTTTATTTCTCCCAAGATCAATTGTGTCAAATTAGGTCCAACAATCAGCTTGCATCAATGAATCTCGTAAATGGCAATACTTGTAATTCTTCAGTGATGATAAGCAATGGCTGTTACCCTAGTAACGGAGATATCAACAACGGTTTGCCAGAGTATAGTAATTACAATATTTCCGTTGGGCTGGATCATGACGCACTCAACAGTACTAGTACTACTCATTCTCAGCAAGTAGATAAAAGTGTATTGGAAATGGTCAATAGTAGCACTATTAGCACCACATCACAAGATCAAAGTACAAGCTGGGAAGAATTGAGTCCTCTTGTTAATTACCCTCCGTCAGTATTCGAAACCGTATCACCctattatgtatttgaagagCCAAGGTACCAGGGGTTGTTGAAACAGTAA